GTCGAATTTTGTCGTTTCTTTATTACAAGATTCATTATACTCCTATAATTGATGTATTACAATTACAGAAGTATTACAGTACAGTTAATAAAATGTTACATACTAGATACTTTAAAACTTCTCATTTTTATTATTTATAATATAAGGGGCTTCCTTTATATTAATATATATCATCCTTATCATATGCTCTAAGCAACTACACTTAAAAATTATCCTCATTTAAATGTTAGATACTTTTTGGTTAACATTTTACTATTAAACTTAGATTGTGCTGTTAAAATATTCGTTAAGAAAGTTCTTTGTCTGACTTTAAGGAGTTTAGAACTTTTAGAATATTTTATAAAGCAGAATCTTTAGTTTTATTAAAATGTTGACTAAGTATCGGTATTTGAATGAGGATGATTTTTGCTTAAGTATAAAAAAAGAGACCCTAAGGTCTCTTTTTAATAATCATCTATTACTTAGATGCTGGAGTTAATATTACATACTTAACGAATGCTGTTCCAGCTTCATCTTCTATTACTGTTACTGTGTAATCAGTGAAGTCTATATCTGATACTGACATAACTTCTACATCTGTTCCATCTACTTCAAATACCTTAGCATCTGAGATTAATCTGTAAGTTGTTTCACCTGATACTATTTCTTTCTTAGATACTTTAACTGTTCCATCAGCTAATGTTGTTCCATCTATTACTGCTATTGCTGATTCATTAACTACTTTTCCAGTCTCATCATCTATATCAAGCTCTACTATCTTTCCTACTAATGCTTTAGCATCGTCCATATCAAGTCCAGTTGCTGAATCATTATCTATATCTTCTATAGTTAACTTCTCGTTAGTATCTGTGTAGAATACTTTCTCTTCTCCACCTACATAAGCTTTGATTCTTAATTCGTCTTTTCCTGAAACTTTCTTAACTTCTGTTACTAATGCTTTTTCTGTAGTAACATCTTCTGCATCATTGTCTGCATCTTGAACTACCATGTATTTTACTACTCCATCTTCAGCGTATACTGTAGCAGCTATCGCTTCATCAAAGTCTACATCTCCCCAAGCGCTTATCTTAATGTCTTCTGCATCATCAGTGTATTTTTCTGTGTTGAATACTAAAGCTGAATCATCTAATTTGAATCCACCAGCATAGTTATCATCAACATCTACATTAGCAACATCTTTTGAATCTAATACTACTATTTCCTCTAAGTTTCCATCTACATCTATCTTAAGCTCTACTAATCCTGATATAGCATCTAAGTCTTCATCTCCAGCTATAAGATCTTCATCAAACTCAGCATCGTAGCTTACTTCTTTACCATCTTTGTTGATTACATCTACTCCGTAGTAAGTTTCTCCTCTGTTTGAGTAAGATTTAATCTTTCCATCTAATAATCCTACTACTGTTCCTGTTTCTTCTGCATCTTCATCAACATCTACAAGTACAACTTCACCTTGTCTGTTTACATAGATAGTAGTTTCTTTATCTTCCATATCTGAAACTTTATCTTCTAAATCTGTAGTTGATTTTTCTGAATCAGAATCTAAATAGAATGCTCCTTCGTAGTTGTACTCTACTCCATCTATTGTAAATTGATCAGTTAATACATCTTCAACCTTACCAGTTATAGTCTTAGTGTATACTTCTGCGAAGTCTTTAGAATCGTTGTAGAATACTACATCTCCTTCTTTAATATCAGAAGCTGATATTTCTACTCCGTCCTTCATTACAGTGTAATCATCTAAGTTTAGCTCTTCTTCATGTCCAGATATAACATCTCCATCAACGTCTTCTACTAAGATATATCCATCAAATGAAGCTATTGTATCAAGAGCTACTACCTTTCCATCTTCTATTATAACTTTTGCATATTCAAACTCTTCTCCATCAGTAAGTCCTGATAAATCCATACGAGTATCATCTGCTACATTGTAAGTCTTATCCATTCCAACTAATTTAACTTCTACATCGTCACCATCTACATTTATTTCAACAGCGTCAACATATACATCATCTTGAGCTTCATATGAAACTAATATATCATCATCATTGAAGTATGCTTTAACATTAACATCTTTTAATCCTTCAAAGTTGAATCCTTCCATTACTTCTAACTCTTTAGATCCTATAGATACCTTGTTATCATCTTTTTGAGAATCAGTGAAAGTTAATACATCTTCAGTGTACTCTACATCTAATTTATCAACTAATAAAGTTTCTTTATCTGTACCATCAGTTCCAGACTTTACAAATTTAGCTTCATCTCCGTATCCTACTTGAACCATCATAGGTACTTCTAATGAGTTATCTACTAATTGAGCTACTATTCCTCTTTCACTTGCAAGTCCTATAACTCCGTTTACATCATCAGTTATATCTTCTTGTCCAGCTACTACTAAGTATCCATTTGGGTATCCACCTTTAGCTTTTGCTGCTGGCTCATATCCTAATGCTCTTACTAACATAGTTACTGCTTCTTCATACTTAACTGGTGCTTCTGGATCGAATACTCCGTCTCCTCTACCATTTACAACCTTAAGTCCTGATGCTATATTGATGTATCCTGATGCCCAATGGTTAGAAGCTACATCGTTAAAGCTTGTAGTTCCCATTGAAGCTTTCGCTGAACTCTCAAGTCCTAACGCTCTTACTACAACTGTTGCAAATTCTGCTCTTGTTATAGTTCTATCTGGTCTGAACGTTCCATCTTCATATCCTTTTAATATATCAAGTGCTGCTAATCTTTCTACTGCTGTTTCATAATCGGTTCCTTTAACATCTTCTGGAACTGCTGCAAAAGCTGCTCCCATTGATCCGAATGCTAAAGCTCCTGCTAATGCTACAGAAAGTACTTTTTTATTGTTTTTCATATCTCTTTATTCCTCCTCGAAATTTGATATCGATATATATAAGTTATTCGTACTTACTTATTTAATAATCTTACTGGAATTAAGCTGCATTTTATTTTGTCGAATTTTGTCGTTTTCTTATTACAAGATTCATTATACTCCTATAATTGATGTATTACAATTACAGAAGTATTACAGTACAGTTAATAAAATGTTACACAGTGTAAGTAAGATAAAAAAAAGAGACCCTAAGGTCTCTTTTTAATAATCATCTATTACTTAGATGCTGGAGTTAATATTACATACTTAACGAATGCTGTTCCAGCTTCATCTTCTATTACTGTTACTGTGTAATCAGTGAAGTCTATATCTGATACTGACATAACTTCTACATCTGTTCCATCTACTTCAAATACCTTAGCATCTGAGATTAATCTGTAAGTTGTTTCACCTGATACTATTTCTTTCTTAGATACTTTAACTGTTCCATCAGCTAATGTTGTTCCATCTATTACTGCTATTGCTGATTCATTAACTACTTTTCCAGTCTCATCATCTATATCAAGCTCTACTATCTTTCCTACTAATGCTTTAGCATCGTCCATATCAAGTCCAGTTGCTGAATCATTATCTATATCTTCTATAGTTAACTTCTCGTTAGTATCTGTGTAGAATACTTTCTCTTCTCCACCTACATAAGCTTTGATTCTTAATTCGTCTTTTCCTGAAACTTTCTTAACTTCTGTTACTAATGCTTTTTCTGTAGTAACATCTTCTGCATCATTGTCTGCATCTTGAACTACCATGTATTTTACTACTCCATCTTCAGCGTATACTGTAGCAGCTATCGCTTCATCAAAGTCTACATCTCCCCAAGCGCTTATCTTAATGTCTTCTGCATCATCAGTGTATTTTTCTGTGTTGAATACTAAAGCTGAATCATCTAATTTGAATCCACCAGCATAGTTATCATCAACATCTACATTAGCAACATCTTTTGAATCTAATACTACTATTTCCTCTAAGTTTCCATCTACATCTATCTTAAGCTCTACTAATCCTGATATAGCATCTAAGTCTTCATCTCCAGCTATAAGATCTTCATCAAACTCAGCATCGTAGCTTACTTCTTTACCATCTTTGTTGATTACATCTACTCCGTAGTAAGTTTCTCCTCTGTTTGAGTAAGATTTAATCTTTCCATCTAATAATCCTACTACTGTTCCTGTTTCTTCTGCATCTTCATCAACATCTACAAGTACAACTTCACCTTGTCTGTTTACATAGATAGTAGTTTCTTTATCTTCCATATCTGAAACTTTATCTTCTAAATCTGTAGTTGATTTTTCTGAATCAGAATCTAAATAGAATGCTCCTTCGTAGTTGTACTCTACTCCATCTATTGTAAATTGATCAGTTAATACATCTTCAACCTTACCAGTTATAGTCTTAGTGTATACTTCTGCGAAGTCTTTAGAATCGTTGTAGAATACTACATCTCCTTCTTTAATATCAGAAGCTGATATTTCTACTCCGTCCTTCATTACAGTGTAATCATCTAAGTTTAGCTCTTCTTCATGTCCAGATATAACATCTCCATCAACGTCTTCTACTAAGATATATCCATCAAATGAAGCTATTGTATCAAGAGCTACTACCTTTCCATCTTCTATTATAACTTTTGCATATTCAAACTCTTCTCCATCAGTAAGTCCTGATAAATCCATACGAGTATCATCTGCTACATTGTAAGTCTTATCCATTCCAACTAATTTAACTTCTACATCGTCACCATCTACATTTATTTCAACAGCGTCAACATATACATCATCTTGAGCTTCATATGAAACTAATATATCATCATCATTGAAGTATGCTTTAACATTAACATCTTTTAATCCTTCAAAGTTGAATCCTTCCATTACTTCTAACTCTTTAGATCCTATAGATACCTTGTTATCATCTTTTTGAGAATCAGTGAAAGTTAATACATCTTCAGTGTACTCTACATCTAATTTATCAACTAATAAAGTTTCTTTATCTGTACCATCAGTTCCAGACTTTACAAATTTAGCTTCATCTCCGTATCCTACTTGAACCATCATAGGTACTTCTAATGAGTTATCTACTAATTGAGCTACTATTCCTCTTTCACTTGCAAGTCCTATAACTCCGTTTACATCATCAGTTATATCTTCTTGTCCAGCTACTACTAAGTATCCATTTGGGTATCCACCTTTAGCTTTTGCTGCTGGCTCATATCCTAATGCTCTTACTAACATAGTTACTGCTTCTTCATACTTAACTGGTGCTTCTGGATCGAATACTCCGTCTCCTCTACCATTTACAACCTTAAGTCCTGATGCTATATTGATGTATCCTGATGCCCAGTGATTAGAAGCTACATCGTTAAAGCTTGTAGTTCCCATTGAAGCTTTCGCTGAACTCTCAAGTCCTAACGCTCTTACTACAACTGTTGCAAATTCTGCTCTTGTTATAGTTCTATCTGGTCTGAATGTTCCATCTTCATATCCTTTTAATATATCAAGTGCTGCTAATCTTTCTACAGCTGTTTCATAATCTGTACCCTTAACATCTTCTGGTACTGCTGCAAAAGCCGCTCCCATTGATCCGAATGCTAAAGCTCCTGCTAATGCTACAGAAAGTACTTTTTTATTGTTCTTCATATCTCTTTTTCCTCCTCAAATTTTGATAATTTTTCAATTTGATTTTAATTACCACCTTTTCATGTCGAACTTTGTCGTTCGCTACAAGATTCATTATACACTCATAAATTATCAAATACAATTACAGGAGTATTACAGTAATTTTAATAAAACATTACACAGTATAGGTGCTAATATAACAAAAAAGAGACCCAAAGGTCTCTTTTTAACAATTATTTATTACTTAACTGATGGAGTTAATATTACATACTTAACGAATGCTGTTCCAGCTTCATCTTCTATTACTGTTACTTTGTAACCCATAAAGTCTATATCTGATACTGACATAACTTCTATATCTGTTCCATCTACTTCAAATACCTTAGCATCTGAAACTAATCTATACGTTATGCCACCTGAATTTATTTCTTTTTTAGATATTTTGACAGTTCCATCTGATAATGTTATTCCAGTTATTACTGATATAGGTGATTCATTAACTACTTTTCCAGTCTCATCATCTATATCAAGCTGTACTACTTTTCCTACCAATCCTTTAGCATCGTCCATATCAAGTCCAGCTGCTGAGTCTTTATCTATATCTTCTATAGTTAACTTTTCGTTAGTATCTGTGTAGAATACCTTCTCTACTCCACCTACATAAGCCTTGAGCCTTAATTCATTTTTTCCTGATACTTTCTTAACTTCTGTTACTAATGCTTTTTCTGTAGTAATATCTTCAGTATGCTTATCTGCATCCTGAACTAACATGTATTTTACCACTCCATCTGGGGCGTATACTACAGCACTTATAGCCTCATCAAAGTCTACGCTGCCCCAAGTGCTTATCTTAATATTATCTACGTTATCAGTGTATTTTTCTATGTTGAATACTAGAGCTGAATCATCTAATTTATATCCTCCAGCATATCTATCGTCAACATTTACATTACTAACTTCTTTTGGATTTAATACTACTATTTCTTCTAATTCTCCATATGCATCTATCTTAAGCTCTACTAACCCTGATATTTCTTCTCCCTCATCATAAGATCCATTTGAATCTTTATCGAAGTATACTTTTTTAGTTGTAGGATCTACCAAATCTAATCCATATACAACATCAGAACCCACTTCCACATCATAACTTACTTCTTTTCCATCTTTGTTCACTATATCTACTGCATAGTATTCTTTTCCTCTGTTCTCGTACGATATGACGGCTCCATCTTTTAAAAATCCAACCACTGTACTCATTTCTTCTAAATCAACATCTACGAGTATAACATCACCTTGTCTATTTATATGAATAGTAGTATCCTTACCTTCCATATCAAGAACCTTATTAACTAAATCTACTCTTGACTTTTCTGAATTAGAATCTAAATAGTATGCTCCTTCATAGTTGTACTCTACTCCATCTATTGTAAATTGGTCTTCTAATATATCTTCAACCTTGCCAGTTATAGTCTTAGTGTAGACATCTGCAAAACTTTCAGCATAATTAAAGAATACTATATCCATTTCTTTAATGTTAGAAGCTGATATTTCTACTCCATCCTTCATTACAGTATAATCATCTAACTTTAACTCTTCATCATGACCATATATAACATCTCCATAAACGCCTTCTACTAAAATATATCCATCAAACGCATTTATAGTATAAAGAGCTACCACCTTTCCGTCTTCTATTATAACTTTTGCGTACTCAAATTCTTGTCCATCAGTAAGTCCTGATAAATCCATACGAGTATCATATGCAATATCATAAGTCTTATCCATTCCTACTAATTTAACCTCTATGCCGCTGCCATCTGAATTTATTTCAATCGCATCTACATATACATCATCTTTTACTTCATAAAATACTAATTCGCTGTCATCATTGAAGTACGCCTTAACTTTAACGCCTTTTAATCCCTCGAAATTGAATCCTTCTCTTACCTCTAATTCTTTAGATGCTACAGATACTTTATTATTATCCTTTTGAGAGTCAGCGAAACTCAATATACCTTCATTATACTCAATATCTAATTTATCAGTTAATAAAGTTTCTACATCAGTACCATAAGTTCCTGACTTTACAAATCTAGCTTGATCTCCGTATCCTATTTGAATCATCATAGGCACTTCTAATGAATTATCTACTAATAAAGATACCGTTCCTCTTTTATTTGCAATCCCTATTGTCCCATTAACACCATCAGTTATATCTTCTTGTTCAGCTACTATTAAGTATCCATTAGGATATCCTCCTTTAGCTTGTGCTGCTGGCTCATACCCTAATGTTCTTACCAACATAGTTACCGCTTCTTCATACTTAACTGGTGCTTCTGGATCGAATATTCCGTTTCCTCTACCATTTATAACTTTAAGTGCTGATGCTATATTGATGTATCCTGATGCCCAATGATTAGAATTAACATCATTAAAATTAGTATTTCCTATCGAAGCTTTGGCTGAACTCTCAAGTCCTAATGCTCTTACTACAACTGCTGCAAGTTCTGCTCTTGTTATAGTTCTATCTGGTCTAAATGTTCCATCTTCATATCCTTTTAATATATCAAGCGCTGATAATCTCTGTACTACTATTTCGTAATCTATTCTATCAGCATATTTTTCTGATGCTGCAAAAGTTGATCCCATTGATCCGAATACTAAAGATAACACTAATATTAACGTAAATATTTTTTTATTATTTTTCATATGTCTTTTCCTCCTTTCAATTTTAATAATCTTCTAATTACCGCATTTTTATATCATATCTTACCGTTCATTCACTTTATGATTGATTATATATACCTTAATTATCAAATACAATTACAGTAATATTACAGTAGTTTTAATAAAATATTACAAAACAAAATGGCAGATAAGTTTACTTATCTGCCACAATTTCAAATCTATTAAATTCAAACTAAATACTCTCTATTTTTTCCATTATAATTTCAATTAAATTATTTAACTTATCATTTGAATCTTTTTCTGAATTTGAATTAACAGAAAAATAGAACTTGATCTTAGGCTCAGTTCCAGAAGGTCTTATTGTAAACCAAAAATTATCGTCTAATATATACTTTAGTACATTAGACTTCGGTAAATTGTCTATTCCATCTTGATAATCTTTTATTTCAGATATATTAAAGTTACCTATACTGTCCATACTATTCTCTCTAAAGAACTTTATTATATTCTGTATTTTATCATTTCCAGACTTTCCTTTTAAAGTTATAGACTTTAATCCTTCTTTATAATATCCGTATTCCTTGTATATCTCTTCTAATTCATCACATAAGCTCAAGCCTTTAGAATAATAATATGCTGCCATTTCACATATAAGCATAGATGCTACAACTGCATCCTTATCTCTTGCATGAGTTCCAACTAAGTATCCATAGCTTTCCTCATATCCTAACACGAAGTTTTTATCTTTATTTTGTTCAAACTCCTTTATCTTCTCTCCAATAAACTTAAATCCAGTTAATGTCTTTAAAGTCTCTACACCATAAGATTTAGCAATCTTTTCTCCAAGGTCAGATGTAACTATAGTATTTATAATTATACTGTCATCAAGCAGCTTATTATCTTTACTTAAATTATCTAAAATGTACTTAGTAAGTAATGCTCCAACTTCATTTCCACTAAGACATACATATTCACCATTATGTTTAACAGCTATTCCCACTCTATCGCAGTCAGGATCTGTTCCTATAACTAGATTCGCATTTTCTTTTTTAGCAAGCTCTAACCCAAGTTTTAAAGCTTCTTTCTCCTCTGGATTTGGATACTCAACTGTACTAAAATTTGGGTCTGGCATTTCCTGCTCTTTAACAACCATCACATTCTTAAACCCGATCTCTTTTAATACTCTTCTCACAGGTATATTCCCTGTTCCATGAAGAGGTGTAAATACTATCTTAAAATCATCAGAAACTTTATCTATAACATCTGATCTCAAAGATTGTTTCTTAACAGCTTCTATAAACTCTGTATCTACTTCATCTGATAACTCTATTATAAGCTTTTGATCTATAGCTTCATCATAATCTATACTAGGTATAGTACTGTAGTCATTTATCTTTTCAACCTCCCCTATTATCTCTTTTGCGACATCAGGAAGTATCTGAGCACCATCTTCCCAATATACCTTGTATCCATTATATTCTGGTGGATTATGACTTGCAGTTATAACAATACCAGATATAGCATCTAAATGTCTAAGAGCAAAAGAAAGTTCAGGTGTAGTTCTTAAATCATCAAATATGTAAGCCTTTATACCACAAGCTGCCAAAGTTTTAGCAGCTTCTATACAAAACTCTCTAGACTTATGTCTATTATCATGTGCTATTACAACACCTCTATTCTTTGAATTATTCCCTTCATTGATTATCTTATTGCTAAGTGCAAAAGTAGCACGTCTTACAGTGTATTTGTTCATCCTATTAGTTCCAGCACCTATTATACCTCTAAGACCTGCTGTTCCAAAGTCTAGGTTCTTATAAAATCTATCCTCTATCTCTTCTTTATTATCTTTTATACTCAAAAGCTCATCTTTAACATCTTCAAAATAAGGATTGTTAATCCATTCTTTATATATTTCTAAGTAATCCATAATAACCTCCCTTTATTTCCTTATACATTAGTTATATCCAAAATAATAATTATGTAATCCAATAAATTATTTTACTATTTTTATCCGTTTTTTATGCTTATATTTATTAATAAAAAAATTTTCTTTTTAAAATTTTAAATGAATATAATTTCCTATTCATTATAAAATAAACTTTGTAATATTTTAAGACCTTTTCTATAATTTCACAATTTTTGTTTCGTTTACTTTAAATTTTCAAACGCTCATTACCATTATTAATTTAATAAGTTTATTTTATAAATCCATATCCATTATATGGATAATGTTGTATAATTAGTTTTTGAAAGGCGTTTTTACAAAATATGGAATAAAGGAGAGGTAAACATGGGACTTTTAAAGAGAATTAGTAAACGTGCTATGGCTATCATATTAACCACATCTATGATAGTCGGATCTATGGGAGTTTCTTTTGCTGCTAATTTTTCAGATATCAATAACCACTGGGCAGCAAATCAAATCAAATCATTAGTAAACAAAGGTATTGTAAGCGGTTATAGTGATGGTACATTTAAACCAGATAACTATATTACAAGAGCAGAGTTTATATCATTAATAAACAAAGCTTTTAATTTTAAGTTGGTTTACAATATTGATTACAAAGATGTATCATCACAAGATTGGTTTTATGAAGATTTAAGAAAGGCAAAAGCAAAAGGATATATATCCGGATATGAAGACAATACTATGAGACCTAATAATAAAATCACAAGACAAGAAGTAGCTGTAATTATGGCTAAAGTACTTAATAAACAAAATAGTAATAAGGCATATGTATGTAATAACTTTAAAGATTCATATAAAATTGCAGATTGGAGTAAAAAATCTATAGGTGCATTAGTAGATTCTAAAAATATGAGTGGATATCCAGATGGAACATTTGGTCCAGAAAAATATATAACTAGAGCAGAAGCTGTCACTGTAATATATAAAAAATTCAAAGGATCAGGATATGTACCTTCAATTAGTAAACACAGCTCTAAAAGCGATGAAAAATCAAAAGACAAAGATGACGATGTAGTAATAGATGATAAAGGAGATAAACTAAAAAATAAAACAATAGATGGAGATCTTACTATATCATCAGACGTAGGAGATGGAGAAGTATATTTTGAAGATGTTACAGTAAAAGGAACTACCTATGTATATGGTGGTGGAGAAAATAGTATATATCTTGAAGATTGTGATTTAGGAAAAGTAGTTGTTGATAAAAAAGGTGATGATGTAAGATTAGTTGCACAAGGACGTACATCTATAGATACAGTTACATTAAAATCAGGAGCAATACTCGAAGAAGATACATCAGGAAGCGATAAATTAACTAAATCAGGATTTGATCATGTAGTTATTGAAGATGATCATAGAGTTAAATTCAGAGGTGACTTTGATGATGTACAGGTAAATGTAGATGATGCTGATATTTATCTAGATGAAGGAGAAATTAAAAAATTAGAGTTAACAAAATATGCACAAGATGCAAGAATATATATAGATAGAGGTTGCGAAATAGATAAAATAGATAAAAACTCAAAAGCTAGTTACACTACTAGAAAGCCTTCGTCATCAAGCAGTAGTTCACATTCAGATAATACAGCACCAACAGTAAGTGGATTATCTAGTACAAATGTTAATGCTACAAGCGTAGATGTGAAGTTAAAATCAAATGAATCTGGAACAGCATATTATGTAGTATTACTAAAAGGCTCTGCTGCACCAAGTAAAACACAAGTAAGATATGGAAAAGATAGTAACAATAATACTATGGTAACATTAAAAGGAAGTAAATCTATATCATCAGGAACAGAAGCTACTTTTAATATAACAGGATTAACAGCAAATACTGAATATACAGTATATGTTGTAGCTAGTGATAATTCAGGTAATATATCACAGGTACATCCAGTTAATATTAATGGTGTTTACGAACTTGATTTGAATGGAGCAGGAATCGATGTAGCAGCAGGAAATATTACAGGAACAACTACCGAAATGGAGTACAGCTTAGATTCTACTGATGGAACTAATGGAACTTGGACATCAGCTTCAGATACAAATACAGTAGTAACATTTTCTGAAGGAAAAGTATATGTAAGACAATCAAATAAAACAACTAATTTCAAATTAGTAGCAACAATAGTAGCACAAGCAGATGCTCCATCTGTAACAGTAGATGATGCAGAAAGTGCAGCAGCAAAATTACAAAGTGCAACAACAGCAATGGAATACAAATTAGATGCTGATGAATGGACAGCAGTAACATCAGAATTAGCAGATGGAACAGCAACACTTGACTTAAGTGGAGCACACACATTATTAGTAAGAACAGCAGCAACAGCAGATGCATTAGCATCAGTACCAACAGCTGACTTGGATGATACTGATGAAGTAGATTCAATTAGTTTAGATGGAGCAGGAATCGATGTAGCAGCAGGAAACATTACAGGAACAACTACCGAAATGGAATACAGCTTAGATTCTACTGATGGAACTAATGGAACTTGGACAGCAGCTTCAGATACAAATACAGTAGTAATATTTGCTGAAGGAAAAGTATATGTAAGACAATCAAATAAAACAACTAATTTCAAATTAGTAGCAACAATAGTAGCACAAGCAGATGCTCCATCTGTAACAGTAGATGATGCAGAAAGTGCAGCAGCAAAATTACAAAGTGCAACAACAGCAATGGAATACAAATTAGATGCTGATGAATGGACAGCAGTAACATCAGAATTAGCAGATGGAACAGCAACACTTGACTTAAGTGGAGCACACACATTATTAGTAAGAACAGCAGCAACAGCAGATGCATTAGCATCAGTACCAACAGCTGACTTGGATGATACTGATGAAGTAGATTCAATTAGTTTAGATGGAGCAGGAATCGATGTAGCAGCAGGAAACATTACAGGAACAACTACCGAAATGGAATACAGCTTAGATTCTACTGATGGAACTAATGGAACTTGGACAGCAGCTTCAGATACAAATACAGTAGTAATATTTGCTGAAGGAAAAGTATATGTAAGACAATCAAATAAAACAACTAATTTCAAATTAGTAGCAACAATAGTAGCACAAGCAGATGCTCCATCTGTAACAGTAGATGATGCAGAAAGTGCAGCAGCAAAATTACAAAGTGCAACAACAGCAATGGAATACAAATTAGATGCTAATGAATGGACAGCAGTAACAGCAGAATTAGCAGATGGAACAGCAACACTTGACTTAAGTGGAGCACACACATTATTAGTAAGAACAGCAGCAACAGCAGATGTATTAGCATCAGTACCAACGGCTGACTTGGATGATGCTGATGCATAGAACTCTGAAACAATACAAATTTTGAACATATGTTATTAACTAGAACTAGCCTAAGAGAGAAAAATCTTTCCTAGGTTTTTTCTTTTTACTTTATTTTCGCTAACTTCTTAAAGAAGTCAGCGAAAATAAATAGCGTAAAAACACAGGGAAACCAACGCATAGAGAGAACTAAGTCAATGAAAAATAAAAACTGAATGCTGACTAATAAGAATTAGTTAAACTAAGTCAACAAAATTGAAAGGATATGCAACTAAGTGAAAATAGATTTAACCAGCAGGAGGAGGATTCCTAAAGTTCATGAAGTAGAACCAATAAAAAATCCTAAGCACATGCAAAAGATAAAATCGTATCTCAACTTGTCAAATAT
The window above is part of the Tepidibacter aestuarii genome. Proteins encoded here:
- a CDS encoding S-layer homology domain-containing protein, translated to MKNNKKVLSVALAGALAFGSMGAAFAAVPEDVKGTDYETAVERLAALDILKGYEDGTFRPDRTITRAEFATVVVRALGLESSAKASMGTTSFNDVASNHWASGYINIASGLKVVNGRGDGVFDPEAPVKYEEAVTMLVRALGYEPAAKAKGGYPNGYLVVAGQEDITDDVNGVIGLASERGIVAQLVDNSLEVPMMVQVGYGDEAKFVKSGTDGTDKETLLVDKLDVEYTEDVLTFTDSQKDDNKVSIGSKELEVMEGFNFEGLKDVNVKAYFNDDDILVSYEAQDDVYVDAVEINVDGDDVEVKLVGMDKTYNVADDTRMDLSGLTDGEEFEYAKVIIEDGKVVALDTIASFDGYILVEDVDGDVISGHEEELNLDDYTVMKDGVEISASDIKEGDVVFYNDSKDFAEVYTKTITGKVEDVLTDQFTIDGVEYNYEGAFYLDSDSEKSTTDLEDKVSDMEDKETTIYVNRQGEVVLVDVDEDAEETGTVVGLLDGKIKSYSNRGETYYGVDVINKDGKEVSYDAEFDEDLIAGDEDLDAISGLVELKIDVDGNLEEIVVLDSKDVANVDVDDNYAGGFKLDDSALVFNTEKYTDDAEDIKISAWGDVDFDEAIAATVYAEDGVVKYMVVQDADNDAEDVTTEKALVTEVKKVSGKDELRIKAYVGGEEKVFYTDTNEKLTIEDIDNDSATGLDMDDAKALVGKIVELDIDDETGKVVNESAIAVIDGTTLADGTVKVSKKEIVSGETTYRLISDAKVFEVDGTDVEVMSVSDIDFTDYTVTVIEDEAGTAFVKYVILTPASK
- a CDS encoding S-layer homology domain-containing protein, translated to MKNNKKVLSVALAGALAFGSMGAAFAAVPEDVKGTDYETAVERLAALDILKGYEDGTFRPDRTITRAEFATVVVRALGLESSAKASMGTTSFNDVASNHWASGYINIASGLKVVNGRGDGVFDPEAPVKYEEAVTMLVRALGYEPAAKAKGGYPNGYLVVAGQEDITDDVNGVIGLASERGIVAQLVDNSLEVPMMVQVGYGDEAKFVKSGTDGTDKETLLVDKLDVEYTEDVLTFTDSQKDDNKVSIGSKELEVMEGFNFEGLKDVNVKAYFNDDDILVSYEAQDDVYVDAVEINVDGDDVEVKLVGMDKTYNVADDTRMDLSGLTDGEEFEYAKVIIEDGKVVALDTIASFDGYILVEDVDGDVISGHEEELNLDDYTVMKDGVEISASDIKEGDVVFYNDSKDFAEVYTKTITGKVEDVLTDQFTIDGVEYNYEGAFYLDSDSEKSTTDLEDKVSDMEDKETTIYVNRQGEVVLVDVDEDAEETGTVVGLLDGKIKSYSNRGETYYGVDVINKDGKEVSYDAEFDEDLIAGDEDLDAISGLVELKIDVDGNLEEIVVLDSKDVANVDVDDNYAGGFKLDDSALVFNTEKYTDDAEDIKISAWGDVDFDEAIAATVYAEDGVVKYMVVQDADNDAEDVTTEKALVTEVKKVSGKDELRIKAYVGGEEKVFYTDTNEKLTIEDIDNDSATGLDMDDAKALVGKIVELDIDDETGKVVNESAIAVIDGTTLADGTVKVSKKEIVSGETTYRLISDAKVFEVDGTDVEVMSVSDIDFTDYTVTVIEDEAGTAFVKYVILTPASK